One Micromonospora sp. WMMD1120 genomic region harbors:
- a CDS encoding class I SAM-dependent methyltransferase has translation MTAQPRIGDVVGELLRDTLAVATGVGPRPLVGGRLPRPVIEIIERDDGLINGAPAAHYLDGPAHWQPYDHRAVERAEGETLDIGTGAGRIALLLQERGVPVTGLDTSAGALEVSRRRGVRRLVHGTVDTHVADNARYDTFLLLGNNLGLFEGRERAPELLAALAALARPGARIIAQGTDPYGTRDPVHTGYHERNRRRGRLGGQLRLRLRYRELGTEWFDYLVCSADEFAELVHGSGWRLTDVDDRDAPYYLATLRLGR, from the coding sequence GTGACGGCGCAGCCTCGAATCGGTGACGTGGTCGGCGAGCTGCTGCGGGACACCCTCGCGGTGGCCACCGGCGTGGGACCCCGACCGCTCGTCGGCGGTCGACTGCCGCGACCGGTCATCGAGATCATCGAGCGGGACGACGGTCTGATCAACGGTGCGCCGGCAGCGCACTACCTGGACGGGCCGGCGCACTGGCAACCGTACGACCACCGGGCGGTGGAGCGGGCCGAGGGCGAGACGCTCGACATCGGCACCGGCGCCGGCCGGATCGCGCTGCTGCTCCAGGAGCGCGGAGTGCCGGTCACCGGGCTGGACACCTCGGCGGGCGCGCTGGAGGTGAGCCGGCGTCGTGGGGTGCGGCGGCTGGTGCACGGCACCGTCGACACGCACGTGGCCGACAACGCGCGGTACGACACGTTCCTGCTGCTCGGCAACAATCTCGGACTGTTCGAGGGGCGGGAGCGGGCACCGGAGCTGCTGGCGGCGCTCGCCGCGCTGGCCCGGCCGGGAGCGCGGATCATCGCGCAGGGCACCGACCCGTACGGCACCCGCGACCCGGTGCACACCGGCTACCACGAGCGCAACCGTCGACGCGGCCGGCTGGGCGGCCAGCTGCGCCTGCGGCTGCGCTACCGGGAGTTGGGCACCGAGTGGTTCGACTACCTGGTCTGCTCGGCCGACGAGTTCGCCGAGCTGGTGCACGGCAGCGGCTGGCGGCTGACCGACGTGGACGACCGCGACGCGCCCTACTACCTCGCCACCCTGCGCCTCGGGCGCTGA
- a CDS encoding DUF3073 domain-containing protein, whose translation MGRGRAKAKQTKVARELKYHSPNTDLTALQRELAGAGKSEHHFDDDSKEFVDDDDEDHADDDPDPWVRPTR comes from the coding sequence ATGGGGCGCGGCCGTGCTAAGGCCAAGCAGACGAAGGTGGCCCGGGAGTTGAAGTACCACTCCCCGAACACCGACCTCACCGCCTTGCAGCGCGAACTGGCGGGTGCTGGTAAGTCTGAGCACCACTTCGACGACGACTCTAAAGAGTTCGTCGACGACGATGATGAGGATCACGCGGACGACGACCCGGATCCCTGGGTTCGTCCGACCCGCTGA
- the purF gene encoding amidophosphoribosyltransferase, with amino-acid sequence MPRGDGRLSHDLDPQRPGPQDACGVFGVWAPGEEVANLTYFGLYALQHRGQEAAGIAVSDGSGVVVYKDLGLVAQVFDEPTLASLRGHVAIGHARYSTTGASNWENAQPTIRSTTSGTTIALAHNGNLVNTAELEKEVAERGLIADGSTNDTSLVTMLLAGRPDLSVEAAALEVLPQLRGAFSFVFMDESTLYAARDPHGVRPLVLGRLERGWVVASETAALDIVGASVVREVEPGELIAIDENGLRSTRFAAPEPKGCLFEYVYIARPDATIAGRNVHAARVQIGRQLAKEHPVEADLVIPVPESGTPAAIGYAEASGITYGAGLMKNPYVGRTFIQPSQTLRQLGIRLKLNPLRENVRGKRLVVVDDSIVRGNTQRAIVRMLREAGALEVHVRISSPPVSWPCFYGIDFATRAELLANGLDNDGIRRSIGADTLGYVSLPGLIAATEQPKTRLCRACFDGEYPIELPAGNLIGKHVLEGVGRRVANSTPEAPRTNGSSVATPGGVTANRP; translated from the coding sequence GTGCCCCGAGGCGACGGCCGGCTGAGCCACGACCTTGACCCCCAACGACCCGGCCCCCAGGACGCCTGTGGCGTCTTCGGCGTCTGGGCCCCCGGCGAAGAGGTCGCCAACCTGACCTACTTCGGCCTCTACGCCCTCCAGCACCGTGGTCAGGAGGCGGCGGGCATCGCCGTCAGCGACGGCTCCGGTGTGGTGGTCTACAAGGATCTCGGCCTGGTGGCCCAGGTCTTCGACGAGCCGACCCTGGCGAGCCTGCGCGGTCACGTGGCGATCGGGCACGCCCGCTACTCCACCACCGGCGCGTCAAACTGGGAAAACGCCCAGCCGACCATCCGCTCGACCACCTCGGGCACGACCATCGCGCTGGCCCACAACGGCAACCTGGTCAACACCGCCGAGCTGGAGAAGGAGGTCGCCGAGCGCGGCCTCATCGCCGACGGCTCGACGAACGACACCTCTCTGGTGACGATGCTGCTCGCCGGCCGACCGGACCTGTCGGTCGAGGCGGCGGCGCTGGAGGTGCTGCCCCAACTGCGTGGCGCGTTCAGCTTCGTGTTCATGGACGAGTCGACGCTCTACGCGGCCCGCGACCCGCACGGTGTCCGTCCGCTGGTGCTCGGCCGCCTGGAGCGCGGTTGGGTGGTGGCCAGCGAGACTGCCGCACTGGACATCGTCGGCGCCAGCGTGGTGCGCGAGGTCGAGCCCGGTGAGCTGATTGCGATCGACGAGAACGGGCTGCGCTCGACCCGCTTCGCCGCGCCGGAGCCGAAGGGCTGCCTCTTCGAGTACGTCTACATCGCCCGCCCGGACGCCACGATCGCCGGCCGCAACGTCCACGCGGCACGGGTGCAGATCGGCCGGCAGTTGGCCAAGGAGCACCCCGTCGAGGCCGACCTGGTGATTCCGGTGCCCGAGTCGGGCACCCCGGCCGCGATCGGCTACGCGGAGGCGTCCGGCATCACCTACGGCGCCGGCCTGATGAAGAACCCCTATGTCGGGCGCACCTTCATCCAACCGTCGCAGACCCTCCGGCAGCTCGGCATCCGGCTCAAGCTCAATCCGCTGCGGGAGAACGTCCGGGGCAAGCGGTTGGTGGTCGTGGACGACTCGATCGTGCGCGGCAACACCCAGCGCGCCATCGTGCGGATGCTGCGCGAGGCGGGTGCGCTTGAGGTCCACGTCCGGATCTCCTCCCCGCCGGTCAGCTGGCCGTGCTTCTACGGCATCGACTTCGCCACCCGGGCGGAGCTGCTGGCCAACGGGTTGGACAACGACGGCATCCGGCGCTCCATCGGCGCCGACACGCTGGGTTACGTCTCGCTTCCCGGCCTGATCGCCGCGACCGAGCAGCCGAAGACCCGGCTGTGTCGGGCGTGTTTCGATGGTGAATACCCGATCGAGTTGCCGGCCGGCAACCTGATCGGCAAGCACGTGCTCGAAGGGGTGGGTCGACGGGTCGCCAACTCGACGCCGGAGGCCCCGCGCACCAACGGCTCGTCCGTCGCCACTCCGGGTGGCGTTACCGCAAACCGCCCGTAG
- a CDS encoding PPOX class F420-dependent oxidoreductase, giving the protein MTALDRLSAEKYILLTTFRRDGRAVPTPVWAVRDGDALAVWTRADSGKVKRIRNNGAVTVAPCDVRGRPHGAELPARATLYGSGDTGRVRDLLKHKYRLIGRLSLLGSRLRRGEGGTVGIRLTLTEGQR; this is encoded by the coding sequence GTGACCGCGCTGGACCGACTGTCGGCCGAGAAGTACATCCTGCTCACGACCTTCCGCAGGGACGGTCGGGCGGTGCCGACCCCGGTCTGGGCGGTACGCGACGGTGACGCGTTGGCGGTCTGGACCCGGGCCGACTCCGGCAAGGTGAAGCGGATCCGCAACAACGGCGCGGTGACTGTGGCCCCGTGCGACGTGCGGGGCCGGCCACACGGCGCGGAGCTGCCGGCGCGCGCCACGCTCTACGGGAGCGGCGACACCGGTCGGGTCCGCGACCTGTTGAAACACAAGTACCGGCTGATCGGTCGGCTGAGTCTGCTGGGCAGCCGGCTCCGCCGGGGCGAGGGCGGGACCGTCGGCATCCGGTTGACGCTGACCGAGGGGCAGCGCTGA
- a CDS encoding ABC transporter substrate-binding protein — MFVSRRSRVATLAACATILLATSACGDDKAKEAGTQQVRLYGTDGNMLNSYPAELKERASLVNGMKGTTPLVPLPDDFKSRLKAIDPALTDYLYSAETYDAVVIAVLAAQLAGSTDPAAIAKQIVAVTNDGQRCEDPVSCLALARNGQDIEYRGVSLSRAGFTDKGEPATASYATLTFDGQQINDGKTEFVGAGIESAASTKTPPRPKKQRAGGDPDQEPLKLGGLLPKTGDLAIAYPPMAAGAALAIKEVNAAGGALGKPVAWTDGDDGTNPAVAKATVARHVTAGVSVIIGAGGSGISRAVLPDVVRAGKVLFSPSNTDSSLTDVEDDGLYFRTAPPDSLQGRALADVILRDGSQKIVIVARKDSYGEGLQATVREELEKAGVAGDRLKLLTYEPPADAKAAPVDFSGGAKEIKDFGADAVLIIGFGESAQVIRGLAEAGVQIRQ, encoded by the coding sequence ATGTTCGTATCGCGCCGCTCGCGGGTGGCCACACTGGCTGCCTGCGCGACGATCCTGCTTGCCACGAGCGCTTGCGGGGATGACAAGGCCAAGGAGGCTGGCACCCAACAGGTGCGGCTCTACGGCACGGACGGCAACATGCTCAACTCCTACCCCGCGGAGTTGAAGGAACGCGCCAGTCTGGTCAACGGGATGAAGGGCACCACGCCGCTGGTCCCGCTGCCGGACGACTTCAAGAGCCGTCTGAAGGCCATCGATCCGGCGTTGACGGACTACCTGTACTCCGCCGAGACGTACGACGCGGTGGTGATCGCCGTGCTCGCCGCCCAGTTGGCCGGCAGCACCGACCCGGCCGCCATCGCGAAGCAGATCGTCGCCGTCACCAACGACGGGCAGCGGTGTGAGGACCCGGTCAGCTGCCTCGCGCTGGCGCGCAACGGCCAGGACATCGAGTACCGCGGCGTGTCGTTGTCCCGCGCGGGCTTCACCGACAAGGGTGAGCCGGCCACCGCGAGCTACGCCACGCTGACCTTCGACGGCCAGCAGATCAACGACGGCAAGACCGAGTTCGTCGGCGCGGGCATCGAGTCGGCGGCCAGCACCAAGACGCCGCCGAGGCCGAAGAAGCAGCGCGCCGGCGGGGACCCGGACCAGGAGCCGCTGAAGCTCGGCGGCCTGCTGCCGAAGACCGGCGACCTGGCGATCGCGTACCCCCCGATGGCCGCCGGCGCCGCGCTGGCCATCAAGGAGGTCAACGCCGCCGGTGGCGCGCTGGGCAAGCCGGTCGCCTGGACCGACGGCGACGACGGCACCAACCCGGCGGTGGCCAAGGCGACGGTGGCCCGGCACGTGACGGCCGGAGTCAGCGTGATCATCGGCGCGGGTGGTTCGGGTATCTCCCGGGCGGTGCTGCCGGACGTGGTGCGGGCCGGCAAGGTTCTCTTCTCGCCCTCGAACACCGACAGCAGCCTGACCGACGTGGAGGACGACGGCCTCTACTTCCGGACCGCGCCCCCGGACAGCCTCCAGGGTCGCGCGCTCGCCGACGTCATCCTCCGCGACGGGTCACAGAAGATCGTCATCGTCGCCCGGAAGGACTCCTACGGCGAGGGCCTCCAGGCCACCGTCCGCGAGGAGCTGGAGAAGGCCGGTGTCGCCGGCGACCGGCTCAAGCTGCTGACGTACGAACCGCCGGCCGACGCCAAGGCGGCTCCGGTCGACTTCAGCGGCGGCGCTAAGGAGATCAAGGACTTCGGCGCGGACGCCGTGCTGATCATCGGCTTCGGCGAGTCCGCCCAGGTGATCCGTGGCCTGGCCGAGGCCGGGGTGCAGATCCGGCAGTAG
- a CDS encoding sterol carrier family protein, which translates to MSSPHSKSAAVVAALSALDEGRTPERPVFREAVRSLLAVLAERAPGRSVEVRVPPYGAIQCVPGPRHTRGNPPNVVEMSPDTWLRVATGLLDWDVAVTEGRVQVSGNRADLSAYLPL; encoded by the coding sequence GTGTCCTCTCCGCACAGTAAGTCCGCCGCCGTTGTGGCGGCGTTGTCGGCGCTCGACGAGGGGCGTACGCCCGAACGGCCGGTGTTCCGAGAGGCGGTCCGGTCGTTGTTGGCCGTCCTCGCGGAGCGCGCCCCCGGCCGATCGGTGGAGGTGCGCGTTCCACCATACGGTGCGATCCAGTGCGTACCCGGGCCTCGACACACCAGAGGAAACCCGCCGAATGTGGTCGAGATGTCCCCGGATACCTGGTTGCGGGTGGCGACCGGGCTACTCGACTGGGATGTGGCGGTCACTGAGGGTCGCGTTCAGGTGAGCGGGAACCGGGCGGACCTCTCGGCCTACCTGCCGCTCTAG
- the amcB gene encoding cyclophane-forming radical SAM peptide maturase AmcB, translating into MRGLAAIPSYVVMQPTTLCNLDCAYCYLPFRADDRPMPVAVAEAVAATVNPWARAGRFSVVWHGGEPLAAGREHLAALMAPFGPEVEHHVQTNATLIDDDWCDFFDRHQVRVSVSVDGPRARNGDRVNRAGRPAYDRIVRGVAVLRRRGLPFSALAVVSRPQPGLATELYDYFLDLGCDVLGINIEETEGVNTRDNRNDPAAVTAFWAELVAAWRRAPRIHLREVEWSLRYAAAVLDNSADAVLPRQLDPIPTIGHDGSVVVLSPELAGFTDPRYGDFSSGNVLTTPLADILGRAATTPWVGEFLAGVEACRASCPYFGFCGGGHAANRYFELGRFDGTETEHCRNSKIRLLEGVLEHARDHESPTA; encoded by the coding sequence ATGCGCGGTCTGGCGGCCATCCCGTCGTACGTCGTCATGCAGCCCACCACGCTCTGCAATCTCGACTGCGCCTACTGCTACCTGCCGTTTCGTGCGGACGACAGACCGATGCCGGTGGCGGTGGCCGAGGCGGTGGCGGCGACCGTCAACCCCTGGGCCAGGGCGGGCCGGTTCTCCGTGGTGTGGCACGGCGGCGAGCCGTTGGCGGCCGGTCGGGAGCACCTGGCCGCCCTGATGGCCCCGTTCGGGCCCGAGGTCGAGCACCACGTGCAGACGAACGCCACCCTGATCGACGACGACTGGTGCGATTTCTTCGATCGGCACCAGGTGCGGGTGAGCGTGAGCGTGGACGGGCCCCGGGCGCGCAACGGCGATCGGGTCAACCGTGCCGGCCGGCCGGCGTACGACCGGATCGTGCGCGGGGTGGCGGTGCTGCGCCGCCGTGGTCTGCCGTTCTCCGCGCTCGCTGTGGTGTCCCGGCCGCAGCCGGGGCTCGCCACCGAGCTGTACGACTACTTCCTCGACCTGGGCTGTGACGTGCTGGGCATCAACATCGAGGAGACCGAGGGCGTCAACACCCGGGACAACCGCAACGACCCGGCGGCGGTGACCGCGTTCTGGGCGGAGCTGGTCGCGGCGTGGCGCCGTGCGCCCCGGATTCACCTTCGGGAGGTCGAGTGGTCGTTGCGGTACGCCGCGGCGGTGCTCGACAACTCCGCGGACGCGGTGCTGCCCCGCCAGTTGGACCCGATCCCCACCATCGGTCACGACGGGTCGGTGGTCGTGCTCTCGCCGGAGTTGGCCGGCTTCACCGATCCTCGCTATGGCGATTTCAGCAGCGGCAACGTGCTGACCACCCCACTGGCGGACATCCTCGGCCGGGCGGCGACGACGCCGTGGGTCGGCGAGTTCCTGGCCGGGGTGGAGGCGTGCCGGGCCTCCTGCCCGTACTTCGGCTTCTGTGGCGGTGGCCACGCGGCCAACCGGTACTTCGAGCTGGGGCGTTTTGACGGTACGGAGACCGAGCACTGCCGCAACAGCAAGATCCGCCTATTGGAGGGAGTGTTGGAGCATGCCCGAGACCACGAGTCACCGACGGCGTGA
- a CDS encoding Glu/Leu/Phe/Val dehydrogenase gives MGVFASTDDPASAGHEQVVFCQDKQSGLKAIIGIYSTALGPALGGTRFYPYASEDEALADVLDLSRGMAYKNALAGLDLGGGKAVIWGDPEELKSEALLRAYGRFVESLGGRYYTACDVGTYVPDMDVVARETRYVTGRSVEHGGAGDSSILTAWGVFQGMRAAAEHVWGTPSLRGRRVGVAGLGKVGKYLTGHLLEDGAEVVATDVNPKALAWVRTNHPQVSLVDDASALVAADIDVYAPCALGGALNDDTVPALRAKVVAGAANNQLAHPGIEKLLADRGILYAPDYVVNAGGVIQVADEIEGFNFDRAKLRATRIYDTTREILRLADAEGVPPAVAADRLAERRMADVGRLRAIHLR, from the coding sequence ATGGGCGTATTCGCGAGCACCGACGACCCGGCGTCGGCCGGTCACGAACAGGTCGTGTTCTGCCAGGACAAGCAGAGCGGCCTGAAGGCGATCATCGGGATCTACTCCACCGCGCTGGGGCCGGCGCTCGGCGGCACCCGCTTCTACCCGTACGCGAGCGAGGACGAGGCCCTCGCCGACGTGCTCGACCTGTCCCGCGGGATGGCGTACAAGAACGCGCTCGCGGGTCTTGACCTGGGCGGCGGCAAGGCCGTCATCTGGGGTGACCCGGAGGAGCTCAAGAGCGAGGCGTTGCTGCGCGCGTACGGCCGCTTCGTGGAGTCGCTGGGCGGCCGCTACTACACCGCCTGCGACGTCGGCACCTACGTCCCCGACATGGACGTGGTGGCCCGGGAGACCCGCTACGTCACCGGGCGCAGCGTGGAGCACGGCGGAGCGGGCGACTCGTCGATCCTGACCGCCTGGGGCGTCTTCCAGGGCATGCGGGCGGCGGCCGAGCACGTGTGGGGCACCCCGAGCCTGCGGGGCCGGCGGGTCGGCGTGGCCGGCCTGGGCAAGGTCGGCAAGTACCTCACCGGGCACCTGCTGGAGGACGGCGCCGAGGTGGTCGCCACCGACGTCAACCCAAAGGCGCTGGCCTGGGTCCGTACCAACCACCCGCAGGTCAGCCTGGTGGACGACGCGAGCGCGCTGGTCGCGGCCGACATCGACGTGTACGCCCCGTGCGCGCTGGGCGGCGCCCTGAACGACGACACCGTGCCGGCGCTGCGCGCCAAGGTGGTCGCCGGGGCGGCGAACAACCAACTCGCCCACCCCGGCATCGAGAAGCTGCTCGCGGACCGAGGCATCCTCTACGCCCCGGACTACGTGGTCAACGCGGGCGGCGTGATCCAGGTGGCCGACGAGATCGAGGGCTTCAACTTCGACCGGGCCAAGCTGCGGGCGACCCGGATCTACGACACCACCCGCGAGATCCTGCGCCTGGCCGACGCCGAGGGGGTGCCGCCGGCGGTGGCCGCCGACCGGCTGGCGGAGCGGCGGATGGCGGACGTCGGTCGGCTCCGCGCGATCCACCTCCGCTGA
- a CDS encoding BldC family transcriptional regulator: MASRTHEPEPLLTPAEVASMFRVDPKTVTRWAKAGKLSAIRTLGGHRRYRESEVRALLQGQIPQQRQGD; the protein is encoded by the coding sequence ATGGCATCGCGAACGCACGAACCAGAGCCGCTGCTCACACCGGCCGAGGTGGCGTCGATGTTCCGTGTCGACCCGAAGACGGTGACCCGGTGGGCCAAGGCGGGCAAGCTCAGCGCCATCCGCACCCTGGGTGGCCACCGTCGCTACCGCGAGTCGGAGGTCAGGGCGCTGTTGCAGGGCCAGATCCCGCAGCAGCGGCAGGGCGACTGA
- a CDS encoding enoyl-CoA hydratase/isomerase family protein, protein MSGLRIEERPDRLVVTLDRPEKRNAIDADLIAELHEVCAELEARPRLLLLTGGTTGIFAGGADIGQLRERGRADALAAINSAAFARIRALPMPTVAAVDGPALGGGAELAYACDLRVCTARAVFGQPEVRLGILAGAGATHRLPALIGEGRAKELLFTGRRVDAAEALRIGLVNRVVEEPEELPVVAHALLDEIALGSPLALRLTKLAVDAPAAAHPQLDLVSQAVLFEDEEKRRRMTEFLDRRRSR, encoded by the coding sequence ATGAGTGGGCTGCGGATCGAGGAGCGCCCGGACCGGCTGGTGGTCACCCTCGACCGGCCGGAGAAGCGCAACGCCATCGACGCCGACCTGATCGCCGAGTTGCACGAGGTCTGCGCAGAGCTGGAGGCGCGTCCCCGGCTGCTGCTGCTCACCGGCGGCACGACGGGCATCTTCGCCGGGGGCGCCGACATCGGTCAGCTCCGCGAACGGGGGCGCGCCGACGCGCTCGCCGCGATCAACTCGGCCGCCTTCGCCCGGATCCGGGCGCTGCCGATGCCGACAGTGGCTGCCGTGGACGGGCCGGCGCTGGGCGGTGGGGCGGAGCTGGCGTACGCCTGCGACCTGCGGGTGTGCACGGCCCGGGCGGTCTTCGGTCAGCCGGAGGTGCGGTTGGGCATCCTGGCCGGCGCCGGCGCGACCCACCGGCTGCCCGCGCTGATCGGTGAGGGCCGGGCCAAGGAGCTGCTCTTCACCGGCCGGCGGGTGGACGCCGCGGAGGCGCTGCGGATCGGCCTGGTGAACCGGGTGGTGGAGGAGCCTGAGGAGCTGCCGGTGGTGGCGCACGCGCTGTTGGACGAGATCGCCCTGGGCTCGCCGTTGGCGTTGCGGCTGACCAAGCTGGCGGTGGACGCGCCCGCCGCCGCGCACCCGCAGCTCGACCTGGTCAGTCAGGCGGTGCTCTTCGAGGACGAGGAGAAGCGCCGGCGGATGACCGAGTTCCTGGACCGCCGCCGGTCCCGCTGA
- the amcA gene encoding multiple cyclophane-containing RiPP AmcA encodes MPETTSHRRREHAANDGVTERVREVAPALVALLQEAEDARRMRSEVSGGGDASAVCAWNHFENIPTFYNWNNRPR; translated from the coding sequence ATGCCCGAGACCACGAGTCACCGACGGCGTGAGCACGCAGCGAACGACGGAGTCACCGAACGGGTGCGGGAGGTAGCGCCAGCGCTCGTCGCGTTGCTCCAGGAGGCCGAGGACGCGCGTCGGATGCGCTCGGAGGTGTCGGGCGGGGGTGACGCCAGCGCCGTCTGCGCGTGGAACCACTTCGAGAACATCCCGACGTTCTACAACTGGAACAACCGACCGCGCTGA
- a CDS encoding 3-hydroxyacyl-CoA dehydrogenase family protein encodes MSDRFVVVGAGTMGLGIAYVAAGAGHTVELVEVDPARGATALNRLADLWERAVQRGRLSADEAAANRQRVTLRPTLAEVAEAPEVIVEAVPERLDLKRAVLRDAAALRPALLGSNTSSIAIGELAAGLDAPERFLGLHFFNPVWAMTLLEIVVGPATADDTTAAAVALAGRLGKDPVVVRDLPGFATSRLGVTLGLEAIRMVADGVASPADIDKAMVLGYRHPIGPLELTDLVGLDVRLDIARTLQAAYGDRFAPPPLLEELVAQGRLGKKSGHGFYQWKDGVKQ; translated from the coding sequence ATGAGCGATCGTTTCGTGGTCGTCGGGGCCGGCACCATGGGGCTCGGCATCGCGTACGTGGCGGCCGGCGCCGGGCACACGGTGGAGCTGGTCGAGGTGGACCCCGCGCGCGGCGCGACGGCGCTGAACCGGCTCGCCGACCTGTGGGAGCGCGCCGTGCAGCGCGGCAGGCTGAGCGCCGACGAGGCCGCCGCGAACCGGCAGCGGGTGACGCTGCGCCCCACCCTCGCCGAGGTCGCCGAGGCGCCCGAGGTGATCGTGGAGGCGGTGCCCGAGCGCCTGGACCTGAAGCGCGCGGTGCTGCGGGACGCCGCCGCGCTGCGCCCGGCGCTGCTGGGCAGCAACACCTCCAGCATCGCCATCGGCGAGCTGGCCGCCGGACTGGACGCTCCCGAGCGCTTCCTCGGCCTGCACTTCTTCAACCCGGTCTGGGCGATGACGCTGCTGGAGATCGTGGTGGGCCCGGCCACCGCCGACGACACCACCGCCGCGGCCGTCGCGCTCGCCGGCCGGTTGGGCAAGGACCCCGTTGTCGTACGCGACCTGCCCGGCTTCGCCACCTCCCGACTCGGGGTCACCCTCGGGCTGGAGGCGATCCGGATGGTCGCCGACGGGGTGGCCAGCCCGGCGGACATCGACAAGGCGATGGTGCTGGGCTACCGGCACCCGATCGGCCCGTTGGAACTCACCGACCTGGTCGGCCTCGACGTGCGGCTGGACATCGCCCGAACCCTCCAGGCCGCGTACGGGGACCGGTTCGCGCCACCGCCGCTGCTGGAGGAGCTGGTCGCGCAGGGGCGGCTCGGTAAGAAGTCGGGGCATGGCTTCTACCAGTGGAAAGACGGGGTGAAGCAATGA
- the purM gene encoding phosphoribosylformylglycinamidine cyclo-ligase has product MTHVSERSGAGSSPTGAGGDRQPWTAGAGRQPRKRSVSYADAGVSIDAGDRAVELLKSKVRQTRRPEVLGDLGGFAGLFRLDTKKYKNPILASSTDGVGTKLVIAQQMDIHDTVGIDLVAMVVDDLVACGAEPLFLLDYIATGEVVPDKVAEIGAGIADGCRYAGCALLGGETAEHPGVLRPDEYDISATGVGVVEEADILSPERVEVGDVVIAMRSSGLHSNGYSLVRHVLLGAARMRLDIVIDDFGRQRTLGEELLTPTKIYAKDCLKLIAEAEVRALSHITGGGIPGNLVRVLPENVDAVVNRSTWKPQPIFDLIQSKGRIDDQEMESTFNMGVGMFAIVSAEDADRALATLTGRGVEAWQAGEIIEGTGNVQMVGQHTRG; this is encoded by the coding sequence GTGACGCACGTGTCCGAGCGCAGCGGCGCAGGAAGCAGCCCGACCGGCGCCGGTGGTGACCGCCAGCCCTGGACGGCCGGCGCTGGCCGCCAGCCGCGCAAGCGCTCGGTCTCGTACGCCGACGCCGGGGTCTCCATCGACGCGGGCGACCGCGCGGTGGAGCTGCTCAAGTCGAAGGTGCGCCAGACCCGCCGTCCCGAGGTGCTCGGTGACCTCGGTGGGTTCGCCGGTCTGTTCCGGCTGGACACGAAGAAGTACAAGAACCCGATCCTCGCGTCCTCCACTGACGGCGTGGGCACCAAGCTGGTGATCGCCCAGCAGATGGACATCCACGACACGGTCGGCATCGACCTGGTCGCGATGGTCGTGGACGACCTGGTGGCCTGCGGCGCCGAGCCGCTGTTCCTGCTCGACTACATCGCCACCGGCGAGGTCGTTCCGGACAAGGTCGCCGAGATCGGCGCGGGCATCGCCGACGGCTGCCGCTACGCCGGCTGCGCCCTGCTGGGTGGGGAGACCGCCGAGCACCCCGGCGTGCTGCGCCCGGACGAGTACGACATCTCCGCGACCGGCGTCGGGGTGGTCGAGGAGGCAGACATCCTCAGCCCCGAGCGGGTCGAGGTGGGTGACGTGGTGATCGCCATGCGCTCGTCCGGTCTGCACTCCAACGGCTACTCGCTGGTGCGGCACGTGCTGCTCGGCGCGGCCCGGATGCGTCTGGACATCGTGATCGACGACTTCGGCCGGCAGCGCACCCTGGGCGAGGAGCTGCTCACCCCGACCAAGATCTACGCCAAGGACTGCCTCAAGCTGATCGCCGAGGCCGAGGTGCGGGCGCTGTCGCACATCACCGGTGGCGGTATCCCCGGCAACCTGGTCCGGGTGCTGCCCGAGAACGTCGACGCGGTGGTCAACCGGTCCACCTGGAAGCCGCAGCCGATCTTCGACCTGATCCAGTCGAAGGGCCGCATCGACGACCAGGAGATGGAGTCGACCTTCAACATGGGCGTCGGCATGTTCGCGATCGTGTCGGCCGAGGACGCCGACCGGGCGCTGGCCACGCTGACCGGCCGTGGGGTCGAGGCGTGGCAGGCCGGCGAGATCATCGAGGGCACCGGCAACGTGCAGATGGTCGGCCAGCACACCCGAGGATGA